The Drosophila simulans strain w501 chromosome 3R, Prin_Dsim_3.1, whole genome shotgun sequence genome contains the following window.
ACACTTCTTTTAGGTTTTCATTGGAAAAATTGCCTTTGAGATATAGATAGTGAATTAATACTGTCCTAaggcatgcaaatgaaattatccTTGTCAGctgaaaaaaccaaacaagtgggatataaaatatatgtggAATTAAATTCTAAAAACAGCAATTTATTCGttaccttatttattattttattttcagtaaATAGCACATTCCTATCTTGTTCATTCTCAGTATAAGTATATGTGTGCTTTAAAAATTAGCTCCTTTACGAATCGATAATATAAAAGATAAAGGAAATGCTGTTTTAAACACCTGCCCCAAGGCTATTTATCATTCTCTCTGTTAGTGCAAATTCCTTTCAGCTTGTTATATAAATTCTCAATGACCTCCTGCTCCATCCACACAGCCAACCACTTAACTTTCAATTATTACCACATAGACACATTCGCCACACAGTCCAGTTCAATCATCGAAGTGCTAAACACTATTTCACCATATcccaacaataataaaaacaactaCGGCAAATAAGACTGACCCATTTTAAGCCGGAGAAAgagaaaaacacatttttgcgtTCATAAATGGGCTGCGTGAAATATACGGCAACCGGATCGGTTAAGAAGCGTCAGTAAATTAGCAAATATGTGACTTGGCCATTGCGAGAGTCGGATGAAAGCTGGGCGCAAACGCGAAGCCGAGGGCTCAGACCACCGGTAAACACCAGGGCCCCAGCTTCATTGAGGGCGTGTCCGTGGGGGCCCAAAGCCCATGCTCACGCTTCGACCACCTACACCGCGGGAAAATGCGGAGTCATTGcctttttgtaaaaaaaaaacattttctgtgTGACTTTTGATCTCAAGACCTTTAAAGCTTAATTGTGCTTTATGATGATGAGAAATTACTCTTTCTTGtcttaaatatgaaatatttttttttaatatttaaaattatatatttatgttaatgttttcccatttctctTTGCTTAAATACAGGTGATCTTTAAAAGGGCAGGTATTGATAATACCTTTAACATGATTCATTCTTTGCCTTTTAATATCGAGGTAATTTGTGTAATCAACTAAATATAAGAACATGTTTACTGTTTTTTGTCAATAATGTCATTGTATTGGGGAGCACGTTATCCATTCAATCTTAAACACATGATCtcataatacattttataaattgtgCCCAACTAGATTTCAATTAGCTTCTAAATGAGCACCACATTTTGGTTTCAATAATCTGAGACTTTTCGGGGTTCAAGACAACGCAAGGAATGCGGTTACAAGTGATTCCGTGGACCACCTCGGTTATGTAAGCCAGCTGATTTTTGTCGCCGTGCAGACCTTAGCCAATAGGCCGACTGTTTACTCCAGGGCGCCCCTTTTGGGCCAATGGCCAAGACCAAGTCCAAGTACGAGTTTCTCTCTCCGCGACGCCAGCGTTGACGGATGACGACGTCGCCGGAGCGGCGCTGCCGAAAAAAAGGCAGCccgaaatgaacatgttcaCTTAACAAACAAGTTGACTTTGTTTCCCCGCCGTTCTCTAGATTTATGCGGCTGCGTCTGcgactctttttttttttgggccctGTCTCCAATTTGGAGTTCGCTCTTTTCGCGTCTTGGCCATAACTTCCGCCGTCTCTCGCCgggctttatttaatttacttttgaaTTGTTTTGTAATGCGCACCGACTGCGACGCCGACCGAGCGGCTGAGGCCCAATATATAAGGCTAGATGTCCGGAGACGCATACATCAAACTCATCTCAGCGCTCCCTCAGAGAAGCAGCAGCCCGATCTCCAGAATCGAAACCCCGGATCAGCTATATTAGCAAGGATTAACCGCGTCTAAATACCAATCGATCGAAAATGAAAGTGTTTGCCATCGCTTGTGTGACCCTCTTGGCGGCCAGCTGCGCCTTCGCCGCGCCCAGTGTTCAAGACAACCAGGTCGAGGGCGACAATACCCTGGGCCGGGCCGCCCGGTATCTGGGCGCCTGTCTGGAGAGCGACGACATGGCCACCTGCCTGGCCGTCAAGGGCATCACCGCCCTCAACCGCGCCGCcaggagcaacaacatcgAGCTGGCCAGTGGAGTCACCTTCCAGAGGTGTGTGTTTTTTAACAGTGAAAGTGACTGGTTCttgaaacaaaaaccaaatcgaaagcgaaactgaaaccaaaaGCAGAACGTGCCCGATAAAATCTTCAATCCGTGCTAGTTAAAGTAGTGGTTGCATCACAAAAGTTGGCTAGGAAAGCtacttaaaatgaaataatgaTATCAAGATATGCAGGAAAGCTATTTAGATAgaaaaggcaattaaaaataaattttgagAAATTAGTTAATAGATAGTTAGACAAAACAACAGTTATGACATTCTAAGATTCTGATACCCATTTTCTTACTaatttatagatttaaatGGTGAGCCAAGACTAAGGCCAAAAACACTTCATAATTAATGCTAAAAAATAGCAATCTTAAGGCACCATTTCTTACATCATTCCAAAAATTATGACAGTAAAATAATAAGTGGTATAATATGCCATTAGCGGCATTGGGGATATAAGTTGTCATGAAAGTTAAGTAAGTgtgaaaaagtatttataaattacaatatCATTTTAGGGATCCCGCCAGTCCCGTTTCCCGCACTGGAAAATCGATGAGCGAGCAGGATGTCTATGCCGAGCTGCCCCAGAATGCCGATGAGCGTACTGGTCGTCTAGTGGATCTGGCCGTCTCTAGCGCCGCCGATTTCCTGAGCACCCACAACCTGGAGTTCAAGCTGCCCGCTGAGACCACCCAGCAGGTGGCTCGTGCCCTCGATGAAGGTGGGTTTTGACTTGGGATACGATATAAAACATAGTTACCTAACATCCAATCGCAGGCCGTGGCAAGATCAAGAAGATGCTGGGACCCGTTGCTCTGGCCATTGGCGCCAAGCTGTTCGCCGTCATTCCTCTGGTGCTCGGTTTCCTGGCTCTGCTGACCTTCAAGGCCGTGATCGTGGCCAAGCTGGCCTTCTTCCTGGCCATCCTGGTCGGCGGCTCCCGTCTCCTGGGCGGATTCGGCAACAAGTTCGGAGGCAACTCCTTGGCCGGAGCCTACAACTCGAACGCCTGGTCCGCACCCGCCAGCGCCGGCTGGAGCTCGGGAGCCTCCTCGTCCTATCCCTATGCCCGCAGCATCAGCGAGGATGGGTCCGATGCCCAGCAGTTGGCCTACGccggtcagcagcagcagtagaagCGGCTGGGAGACAGCTCCAACAGATGTGCCTTCGTTTTGAAACCATTAGCCTGTAGTAATTTATTCGAAATGtaattaactaatttattGACACACCACGCACTCAGCACCCGCAAGTCAAGTCGAATGTTTGAATAAAACCAAGAGTATTGCAcccgaaaaaaatataatccGCAAATCCACGCACGTGGGCAGTGCTCACCTGTGGCCACAGACTTTCCCAGTTTCCCAGGGCTTTATTGAAATGCTGACAGACCCCAAAACAAATATGTGGAACTTTGTTCGCTGGGCGGCAACAAGTTTGCggctggcaattaaaactTGTGGCAGGTTCTGTTGCTGAAcaccaaaaaaaccaaaaaaaaaaaaaaaaacccaaaagaaCACAGAAAAACGTTGAGAAAAAGAGCTGATAAGCTGGGGATTTAGTTTTTGGCAAGTTTGTGGCCTGCTCATAATTGGAGTTTCTAGTGGACATGTGACGGCCGTTCGGCATGTTAATTGTTTGCCAGAAACTTTCTACTTATGCTCATAAAAGTGTCACTTTGCGATTGAAAAGAGATATATGCGGCGATGTGCTACAATTCAGCTTTCTTTCACAGGCAGATTTAGAAGCAATTGAAATAGAAAACAAGCCACGAACGCCACTTGACAAGGGAGAATGAAATCGAAAGCGTTGAAAGCGCCAGAGTAACTAACTGGGCCAAATTGTGCATTAAGTCACCACCGGCGGGGCATACCAAATACGGGTGGGTCTCGCAGATCCATCGCTATAATCTCCTCTCCACCGCGAGCCCTAATGGAGCTAATGGAGAGGAACAACCGGCCAAGAATCTGGCACAGGCAATCCGAACACGTAGCCCCGGCGACTCCATTGAATGCCAATTAGGATACGGATAACGGCCGAGCGCCCGAAATCGGGCCACTTgcttatataaaatatatgtatggtatatacaaaaaataatattcagcCGGCCGAccactggccactggccactggccactTCCCTTTCGTTGACATCGCGACGTGCGTGGAAATATGGTCAAGAAACTGCCGGCCAGGTAGCATACGCATAtgctttgcataaattgtttttggatttttggtattGCCGTTCggtattgttattgttattgcagCGGCGAGCGGTGcgttttggatttttggccTGCCACGCGATTTCTAGCCACAAAATTGGTCAATCGACGTCGAATCGAAATGGTATAAAACGCGGGGGCAGTGCATTCAATTAATCACAAAGCGATTCCCGTTCACATCGGCAGCACTCACCAGCTCCAGGCAGCCGTCCCAAGGATTATAACCCACTCAAAGTCAAGACACCCCCAAGTGCTAATCAAAATGTGCGCGAAATTCGTATGTGTAGTGCTGCTGGCCAGCCTTGTGTGCGGCTCCATGGCCCTTCCCTCCCAGGACAACACCGAGCGGGACTTGGTCAACATGCTGAACCGCCTGGACGGAGAGGAGTCCGTCGCGCTGTTCGGCGGTCTGAGGATCGACCGATCGGAGTCGGGCCGTAGCTTCGGTGCATCCAAGGCCGTCGAGTCCTTCGAGGACCGCGCCGAGCGCTACCTGGAGACCCACGAGCTGAACCTCTCCTTCTCCGGCGATGAGCAGGACGAGAACGCCGAGAACGAGTACACCGGACGCGCCATGGATGGTGAGTGATCTTGGTTCCTTTATTCGAAAAACATAGAATATAGATTAAACAAGAGAAAGAAAAATGCAtgcttttaaagttttcatatTGCGTTGAATAACttagatatttaatataaagaGACATAAATTGTTAGAATGTTAGTAAGTCCGTGAGTTGATAGCCAAAGaactttgaaataatttaaacaagtTAAAGGTTGCATTTGTATTAATTACTACAAAAACAGAGGCAATCGTGCGCACATAATAGCTTGGAATAGCTTTGGTAAACCGTCCCGGCTCTCAAGTCGTTCATGTTCTTTACGGTCAACGAACACTTCAAAGTCTACTTACCAAGGCTAAAAGTACTAAGGTCCACTCTGCTGTGCACAAAGCCAActgccaaaagcaaaactacTAGCACACTCAGTTGCGCTGACGAGAAGCGAAGTGAAAGCTTTCACTCGACTGCCAGGCGTTGTATACTTTTAGGAGCATGTCTAAAACCCCGCTTTCTCTTTACTTTCTCCCTCCCGGAATAAACAGAGTCCCGCAGCAAGCGCATGAAGAAGATGCTGCTGCCCCTTCTTTTGGCCCTGAAGCTGAAGAAGGCCGTCGTTGTCAAGATTATGTTCACCATCATCAAGTTCATCTCGCTGAAGGCTCTGGCCATCTCTTTCCTGGCCCTCATCCTGGCTGGTGAGTTTACCTTTAGTGATCTCAGGAAAAGCACTTCTTACCCACATTTCCCGCACAGGTGCCACCTTCTTCAaggatctgctggccaagaagaaggAACACATCACCACTGCCTACATCACCGGCAGCCCACTGAACGCCGACATCGTGCACTCCGACTGGAGCCGCAATGGTCAGGCAGGAGCCGCCGATCTGGCCTACAACCACTATGGTCTGGCCCAGCCCTTCTAAGCCGGAAAACGCCCACCGATCCATCCATCCCACTCTGTACTAGCCTCAATCTTTCACCTGCTATATCTTATCCTACCAAAGCGTCTCCCTTCTTCAACTTTCTCCCACTTCATCCCCATTTCCACAACCTATCCCTCTAAGACTTTCCTGAAGAATGGCCTAATTCGTAGTCaataattatttagttacatttAGTTAGTTAGCTGCGACATaccaaaaaaatcacaaaaaaagagaactaTTGAAACGGTCCCTCGACTCTTGGCTAGCCCAAAGGACAATGCTTAAGGATACTACGGCCAATCAATGATTGCGCCATATTTATTGCACatttccacatccacatgTCTCTTGGCGGTCGTACATGTCACTCAGGTTCATCGAAAGCAACGAAGATTATGCCTGCTAAAGAGCTTACTTACTAAGTATTTATTCATACAACTTAAAgcaattgaataaaaatgattCATCAAATGCAAAACCATAGACTctttaaactttttgcccGAGTCGCAAACTTTGGGAATGTACAGGTAGTACTTTTAAAAAGGCAATGACTTACATTATTTCTGGCTCAAAGCTTTCTTATTGAGTGTCAAAGGTATATCTGAAAAGTCACTAGGAAAAGTTTAGGCACTAATCTGGAAAGTGAAATTAGTGGCCTCTTAACTTAAACACTTTCCTTGAACCTCttgcaaaaacaaatccaTTGAAGACACATTTCCGCTTAATTATATTAGCAAAATTGAGTTTGGGCCCGCGGCTTTCTTTGCGTCAACTtcctaattgatttttaatcaaatgtcCCACTTGGCGTTGGTATAAAAACACCACTCGTGCTGACCAAAAGTCAACAGAATCAATATGAACGGCTTAAGCAACAAACTCATTGGCTGTCAGATTAAATTCGCCTTGGTTGTTGGCCTTTTGGTATCCTTGGCCTGGACACTTCCTGTCGAGGATGATGGGAAACCCCTCAGCACAGAAATTGATGCTGTGAACACCGAGCAGCCAATTGAAGCTGCCCCTGTGGTGGAGGAAGTGGAAAATGTTGGACAGCTCCGATTCCCGCCTTTCAATAACAATGGAACCAAATTGTTCGAAAGATTTGGTGAAAAATTCAGGAACAAGTGGACCACAACTACAACCACAACGACCAAGAGTACAGCAGGATAAGCTAtataagaaaaattaaaaggacCATAACCACCAACGATCAATATCCAAAAGATTGGCACATaatttacacaaatatttatttaaattaattttattatgccAGAACTAACATGTCttacattttcaataaaaattaaaatatattatgaaAGCATAAAACGGGGCATGTACTAAATGTGGGCAGAGATGTaagaatatattaaacaatataaatatatataaatataaaacaatattaaatacaatGTTTTTAAATGAGCAGTGTAGTGGATTCGATTACATAATCGTTCCAAGCACCCCCTATAATTTCAGTTGGTAAAATAAGACACCTGCTAgtcaaaaagcaaaaatcaaaagtcaACCAACCAATTGGTCATTAGCACTGCATGTAATCTGAATATTAAACAGGTCATTCTCGGCGTGGAAAGATAAATTTCTTCATGGCCAATACGAGCAAAGAAAGTAGCGAAACGACGCTGGGTCAGacacaaatgaaaatgaagtaATAATTAACAATGAATTGTTAGTTAGTCCCAGTTAGGCAGGCAAAATGTTGGGTCTTAATTTATGAAGGTCCGAGGCACGCGACGTTTATCAGGCACTTGTAATTACCTGAATTCCCGAGTCTGGGAGAGTTTTCTTCTCGGACTCTTGGGGAATTCATTGGCTGGAACTTTTGGTGACAGAATTAGCCGGCCGTTTCGCAAGACCGACCTCCACCGCTGGCGCAGAGGAAAGCGAAAGTGCCGCCCAGTTGGACGCAGCTGACTGACGCTGGGAAGAATTTCGACCACAAATCGTTTGGGTAATTAGAAAAGCACAAGGGCCCCAGTGCGGACGGAGCACGGTTTGGTGaaagggaaatgggaatggaaacaGTGGCAGCGGGTATAAAAGCGAAGGCCTTCAAATCGAGATGATGCAGTCTCACAAACAGTCCCCATTGCAGTAGATAGCAAAGATGTTGCTGACCAAGACCCTGGAATATCTTTTTTACTTGGCCCTATTCGCCTTCATGTGCAAATATGCCACGGCTGCCAGTGTCCAGCCCACCGAAGTGCCTGCAGTTGCTCCGGAAACCATTAGAAAACCCCAAAGGGCAGAGAGCCTTCTCAGTGGCTGTGAAGCATCCTCCTTCAGTTGGATGTGCCTCAAGATCGAATTCGTTAAGATCATGGAAAAGCTCGCCGAACAGGAGGAACTTAACGTTTTGCCTGGAATCAGTGTGGTCAAGGATGAGAACGCCACCGAACTCAAGACATCGGAGCTCATGGCAGGTACGTTCTGGAAAACTAAAACATATGTTTAAagacaaaaaatgttaattatatTCTATTTTATATAGAAGTGGCTCGCAGCTATCCCAGTGACCCGAGCACTCGCTTGAATGGCTATATAGTGGCCAAACTGGAAAACCTTCTGAAAACGCGGTTCCTACGATTTCGCCTGCTGGATGACAAGTCCCTCGTAGAAGGTCGCAAGCACAAGTTCGGCAAGAAAGGAGGCTTGGAGGCCCTGGTGGCGGCTGGAGTCATGATGAAGGGAATGCTTATGGCCATGGGCCTCGGGGCCATCGCTCTGATGGCCGGAAAGGCTCTGATGACAGCTTTAATGGCCTTGACCCTGTCTGGAGTCCTCGGTCTTAAGAGCTTGGCCGGCGGCGGGGGAAAGTCCACCACATACGAAATAGTGGCTAAGCCAATTTACACCTCCAGCCACTCGCACTCGGTCACTCACGAAGATGGAGGTCACTCCCACAGTCCCCACTTTGCCgcaggaggcggtggtggtggtactGCCAGTGGCTTTGGCTACGGGGGATATGCTAGGTCCCTGAAAGTGGATCAATCAGCGAACCAAATCTAATAATTTTAGAAAGGAACCGACAGTATCATTacctaataatttattaatttattgtaCTTTAAGAAACATAATACAACAGCAAACTCAGCATTGTCTTAGTTTTAATGTGTGAATTTTAACACATCAAATGTAACAGTTACAAAGACTTTTCCGATCTTCTAAATAACATGCATATACGTGTGTATAATCAGTAGTCAGATATTAGGTACGATTAATATGCCCAAGGTTTTCATAAACGACTATTAAGCCCACAAACCCACAAAGTTTCCACAACCACAATTTTAAAAGATATTAcgatttttgtaatttttcctGATTAtattgccaaaaatagtttgGGCACTTGCACTCCAACGTCCACAAATTGCAACTATGTAGCGTTTTATcttttaatacttttataGCTCCCAATATCTTATACGTCGAGACGGCCATGCCTAATCGTTTTTGCTAATCAACGTTATTTACACAAAATACTTTTCaagcaaatgcaattgaaCAAATAGTTTAAGCTCGGATTAGTGCCTTTGCACTACCAATATCAACTGATATTGGAAAACACTAGAAGTCGAGAGTTTATGCACACTTATATAGCTAAAGTCTGCattcctaaaaaaaaagtttgctAATATTCCATACATCTATCAATTAGCAGAATTATAAGAAACAGACTCCAATGACCAACTTTCCAATTTCAGCAAGCTTGCCCATATAAAACGAGAAATTTAGGAAGAGAACTACAGTTGACTTGGAATCACCATGGCGTCGATTTGTTATGGTacgtaaataaaaatatattcttgtgagtgaaaactataaaatcatattttttcagCAAGTGCCGTGGTAGTCTGCCTCTTAGGAATACATTTTTCTACGGCGGACATCGATCACGCAACAAAACCACTGATAGTTGGTTCCAGTGACCAATTATCAGAGAAAGAAATATTCCGTTCGGAATTGCCCATTCCCATCAAACTAAACTATAGGAATCAACAATTTCCTATTAAAAATGATAGGGTCCCGATTGTAGCATTGGAAAAGCAAAGAGCCACAAACGATAACAAATTGTCGACTGAAGGAAACGTATTCAAGGAGGCAATTTACCAAGATTATGATGAGCCTCCTACCGACTTCGCTCTGAAAAGGTTTTGGGGAaagtggaggagaaggagaacgTCTACAAGGCTCCCAACAACTGTAACCTCAGATCCAGCATCAACAGGATCCCCAACAACATCTACTGCCATACCGACATCCACAGGATCCCCAACAACATCTACTGCCATACCGACATCCACAGGATCCCCAACAACATCCACTGCCATACCAACATCAACAGGATCCCCAACAACATCCACTGCCATACCGACATCAACAGGATCTCCAACAACATCCACTGCCATACCGACATCAACAGGATCCCCAACAACATCCCCCGCCATACCGACATCAACAGGATCCCCAACAACATCCACTGCCATACCGACATCAACAGGATCCCCAACAACATCCCCCGCCATACCGACATCAACAGAATCCCCAACAACATCCACTGCCGTTCCGACATCAACAGGATCCCCAACAACATCCCCCGCAATACCGACATCAACAGGATCCCCAACAACATCCCCCGCCATACCGACATCAACAGCATCCCCAACAACATCCACTGCTATACCGACATCAACTGCATCCCCAACAACATCTCCCGCTATCCCGACATCTACAACAACCATGACACAGACTCCAACCACATCAACAGCAATTCCAACGTCGACGACAACCACAACACAGTCCCCAACAACTTCAACAGCGATTCCGACAACCACAACAGAGTCATCGACAACATCCACGGCAATTCCGACCTCTACGACAACCACAACAGAGTCATCGACAACATCCACAGCAATCCCAATAtctacaacaaccacaacagagTCATCGACAACATCCACAGCAATCCTAACAtctacaacaaccacaacagagTCCCAAACAACATCCACGGCAATTCCGACCTCTACGACAACCACAACAGAGTCATCGACAACATCCACGGCAATTCCAACTTCTACAACTACCACAACAGAGTCATCGACAACATCCACGGCAATTCCAACATCCACAACTACCACAACAGAGTCATCGACAACATCCACAGCAATCCCAACAtctacaacaaccacaacagagTCATCGACAACATCCACAGCAATTCCAACATCTACAACTACCATAACAGAGCCATCGACAACATCCACAGCAATCCCAACAtctacaacaaccacaacagagTCATCGACAACATCCACAGCAATCCCAACAtctacaacaaccacaacagagTCATCGACAACATCCACAGCAAACCCAACAtctacaacaaccacaaccGAGTCATCGACAACATCCACAGCAATTCCAACATCGACGACAACCACAACAGAGTCATCGACAACATCCACAGCAATCCCAACAtctacaacaaccacaacagagTCCCAAACAACATCCATGGCAATTCCGACCTCTACGACAACCACAACAGAGTCATCGACAACATCCACGGCAATTCCAACTTCTACAACTACCACAACAGAGTCATCGACAACATCCACGGCAATTCCAACTTCTACAACTACCACAACAGAGTCATCGACAACATCCACAGCAGTTCCAACAtctacaacaaccacaacagagTCATCGACAACATCCCCTGCAATTCCATCGtcgacaacaactacaaccCAGTCTCCAACAACATCCCCTGCAATTCCATCGgcgacaacaactacaaccCAGTCTccaacaacatcaacagcaattCCAACAtctacaacaaccacaacagagtcccaaacaacatcaacagcaattCCGACCTCTACAACACCCACAACTTAGGGTCCGACATCAGCCCCAATGGATATAACagtaaagtattttttaatacaaaagcataaaaactaataaagtgaaacaataatataatttctatTAAATATCTGTTagttattgaattttatttatgaaactATGACTATTATCAAATGGCCATAAGGTATAagttcataaattatttttaaaaagaatttatttgGGGTTTCTTacttgatataaaattccatttcGTTATTAGTATTTATTGAACATTTCcacttattttaatattttgaacaCTGAACTGTTAATTCAAATTATCGGGTTTAAGTATgaacatatataaatactCAATAGAAAATTATGATTCACATTTATATAAGTTATTATATGTAAATAGTAACAGATgtctacaaaataaaaaaaaacattaagaaaataacttaaatgtGTCGTATTAATTTCAGCGTTTGGAATCTAGGCCAACAGACAAACTTCAGAATGCCAAAATTCATATAAAAACTTTCccttttattaattaacacAATCATTAAATCTGGTTTGCATCGCTCTTTCCAATCCTAGCCTGGAATTATAGAAGGTTCAGCAAAATACAAGAGAACTAGAAAAGTCACTATGAATTACGTTAATTAGGATAAATCGAGGATTTGCTTTAATTTCCAGTATACGATTTTTTTATTCCGAACTGCATataattttgcattaatttgccTTTTAAAAAGGGTTCTTTCCAAATCAGATATAAACAATGaagtaaaacaaattaacCAAAGAATCTCACTGAAccaccaaaaataaaacagaaaggTGTTGACATTTATGCAGTTTTCAAATGTACAGTACGAATCTATTTCTTACTTTAGGAATAAATGAAATACCAACTAGAGGTAAGAAAGCTTGGAGTAATGGACGGATCCTTATAAAAGAATATTTGTTGAAGAAACATCACTT
Protein-coding sequences here:
- the LOC120285023 gene encoding uncharacterized protein LOC120285023, with amino-acid sequence MNGLSNKLIGCQIKFALVVGLLVSLAWTLPVEDDGKPLSTEIDAVNTEQPIEAAPVVEEVENVGQLRFPPFNNNGTKLFERFGEKFRNKWTTTTTTTTKSTAG
- the LOC6726947 gene encoding uncharacterized protein LOC6726947, translating into MCAKFVCVVLLASLVCGSMALPSQDNTERDLVNMLNRLDGEESVALFGGLRIDRSESGRSFGASKAVESFEDRAERYLETHELNLSFSGDEQDENAENEYTGRAMDESRSKRMKKMLLPLLLALKLKKAVVVKIMFTIIKFISLKALAISFLALILAGATFFKDLLAKKKEHITTAYITGSPLNADIVHSDWSRNGQAGAADLAYNHYGLAQPF
- the LOC6726946 gene encoding uncharacterized protein LOC6726946 translates to MKVFAIACVTLLAASCAFAAPSVQDNQVEGDNTLGRAARYLGACLESDDMATCLAVKGITALNRAARSNNIELASGVTFQRDPASPVSRTGKSMSEQDVYAELPQNADERTGRLVDLAVSSAADFLSTHNLEFKLPAETTQQVARALDEGRGKIKKMLGPVALAIGAKLFAVIPLVLGFLALLTFKAVIVAKLAFFLAILVGGSRLLGGFGNKFGGNSLAGAYNSNAWSAPASAGWSSGASSSYPYARSISEDGSDAQQLAYAGQQQQ
- the LOC6726948 gene encoding uncharacterized protein LOC6726948; translation: MLLTKTLEYLFYLALFAFMCKYATAASVQPTEVPAVAPETIRKPQRAESLLSGCEASSFSWMCLKIEFVKIMEKLAEQEELNVLPGISVVKDENATELKTSELMAEVARSYPSDPSTRLNGYIVAKLENLLKTRFLRFRLLDDKSLVEGRKHKFGKKGGLEALVAAGVMMKGMLMAMGLGAIALMAGKALMTALMALTLSGVLGLKSLAGGGGKSTTYEIVAKPIYTSSHSHSVTHEDGGHSHSPHFAAGGGGGGTASGFGYGGYARSLKVDQSANQI
- the LOC27207133 gene encoding mucin-2, with protein sequence MASICYASAVVVCLLGIHFSTADIDHATKPLIVGSSDQLSEKEIFRSELPIPIKLNYRNQQFPIKNDRVPIVALEKQRATNDNKLSTEGNVFKEAIYQDYDEPPTDFALKRFWGKWRRRRTSTRLPTTVTSDPASTGSPTTSTAIPTSTGSPTTSTAIPTSTGSPTTSTAIPTSTGSPTTSTAIPTSTGSPTTSTAIPTSTGSPTTSPAIPTSTGSPTTSTAIPTSTGSPTTSPAIPTSTESPTTSTAVPTSTGSPTTSPAIPTSTGSPTTSPAIPTSTASPTTSTAIPTSTASPTTSPAIPTSTTTMTQTPTTSTAIPTSTTTTTQSPTTSTAIPTTTTESSTTSTAIPTSTTTTTESSTTSTAIPISTTTTTESSTTSTAILTSTTTTTESQTTSTAIPTSTTTTTESSTTSTAIPTSTTTTTESSTTSTAIPTSTTTTTESSTTSTAIPTSTTTTTESSTTSTAIPTSTTTITEPSTTSTAIPTSTTTTTESSTTSTAIPTSTTTTTESSTTSTANPTSTTTTTESSTTSTAIPTSTTTTTESSTTSTAIPTSTTTTTESQTTSMAIPTSTTTTTESSTTSTAIPTSTTTTTESSTTSTAIPTSTTTTTESSTTSTAVPTSTTTTTESSTTSPAIPSSTTTTTQSPTTSPAIPSATTTTTQSPTTSTAIPTSTTTTTESQTTSTAIPTSTTPTT